A region of the Arsenicicoccus dermatophilus genome:
TGGGCAATGTCGTCGTCGACGGGGTCCCGACCGGTGGCGAGGAGGACTTCGCGCTCGTCGAGGAGGTCGGGACGCCGCGGGACTTCGTGGCCGAGGGCTTCGCGCCCAAGGACCACGTCGACCTCGGGCTCGGCCTGGGGATCATGGACCTGGAGCGCGGCGCCAAGGTCGCGGGCAGCCGGTTCTACTACCTCGTGGGTGACGGCGCCCGGCTGGAGTACGCCCTCATGGGGCTCGCCCAGCAGGTCGCGAACGACGAGGGCTTCGTGCCCCTCGTCGTCCCCAACCTCGTCAAGGGCCACACCATGGCGGGTGCCGGCTTCCTGGACAGCCACGCCGACGAGGTCTACCAGCTGCCCGCCGACGAGCTCTACCTCACCGGCACGTCGGAGGTGGGCCTCGCGGGCTACCACCTGGACGAGATCGTCGACCTGAGCGCCGGTCCGCTGCGCTACACCGCGACCTCGACGTGCTACCGCCGCGAGGCAGGCAGCCACGGCAAGGACACCAAGGGGATCTTCCGGGTCCACCAGTTCCAGAAGACCGAGATGTTCGTCTACTGCCGCCCCGAGGACGCCGAGGCCGAGCACGCCAACCTGCTGCGCATCGAGCGGCGGATGCTCGACGCGCTCGAGCTGCCCTATCGCGTGATCGACGTGGCGGCGGGTGACCTCGGCGGGCCGGCGGCGCGCAAGTTCGACTGCGAGGCGTGGGTGCCCAGCCAGGAGCGCTATCGCGAGCTGACCTCGACGTCCAACTGCACGACCTTCCAGGCGCGGCGGCTCGGGATCCGCGAGCGCGACCCGCAGGGCAACGGCACCCGCATCGTCGCCACGCTCAACGGCACCATGCTCACCAACACCCGCCCGATGGTCGCGCTGCTCGAGAACCACCAGCAGGCCGACGGATCCGTGCGGGTGCCCGCGGCGCTGCGGCCCTGGCTGGGCGGGCGCGAGGTCCTCGAGCCGGTGTCCCGCTGATGCCGGGCGCCGGGCGCGAGACGGGCGGCCCGCAGGCCGCCGACGAGACGGTGACCTCCGTGGCCGACCAGGGCTCGGCGCCGGTCGGCGAGGTCGACGACGAGGTGGTGGACTCCCGGCGGGGCCGTCGTCCGCGGATGGTCTGCCTGGACATCGACGGCACCACCATCAACCACGCGGGCGATATGTCCGACGCGGTGCGGGAGGCCGTGCAGGACGTCGCCGCGGCCGGGGTCCACGTGGTCATGGCCACCGGGCGCGCCTGCGTGGCGACCATGCCGATCATCCGGCGGCTCGGGATCTCGCGTGGGCGGGCGGTGTGCTCCAACGGCGCCGTCACCCTCAAGCTCGACCCCGAGCGCAAGAAGGGCTACAAGTTCACCGAGGTCGTGACCTTCGAGCCCGGACCGTCCCTGGAGCTGCTGCGCGCCAAGATCCCCGACGCCCTGGTCGCGGTCGAGGAGCTCGGCAAGGGATTCAAGGTCAACGAGCCCTTCCCCGAGGGCGAGCTCGACGGCAAGATCCGCGTGGTCGGGTGGGACGAGCTCATCGCCACCCCGGCCACCCGCGTCACGCTGCGCCAGCCCGACGTGCCCGTGGAGGACTTCCTGCGCAAGGTGCACTCGGTCGGGCTGCACGGGGTGTCGTATGCCGTGGGCTTCTCGGCCTGGCTCGACATCAACCCCGAGGGCGTCTCCAAGGCCTCGGCGCTGGAGCTGGTGCGCCGCAAGCTGGGCGTCGACCCGCGTGACACGGTGGCCTGCGGCGACCAGCGCAACGACCTGGAGATGCTGTCCTGGGCTGCCCGCGGGGTGGCCATGGGCAACGCGCCCGACGAGGTCAAGGCCGTCGCCGACGAGGTGACCGGGCACGTCGACGACGACGGTCTCGTGCCGGTGCTGCGCTCGCTGATCGCCTGATCCCACGCCCACGCCCACGCCCTTCGGCCGGACCGCCTCGACTCGTTGCGCCTTCTTGGGGCCAGGCTGGCCCCGTGGCACGTTCAAAGAGGGGCCTAAACGTACTCAACGGGGCCAGCCTGGCCTCGGAGCGTCGGTCCCTGGTTGTGGGAATCGACCCGCCCCTACGGTCACGTGCAGTAGCGTTTAACTACTGATAGTGACCTATGGGAGGTGTCGTGCACACGACCGGGTTACGGGTGGCCATGGCGACGTTGCTCGCCTGGGCGTTGCTGACGCCTGCCGGAGCTGCCCTGGCGGACCCCGACGCCCACACGGACGGCCGGGTGGCGGCGTCCACGACACGACCCGCTGCGGGCGCGGCTGCGACGACTGCCGACCCGGCCCCTCCCGCCGCGACATCCGTCCCCGACCCGGTCCGGTCCGCGGAGACGTCGACGGACCCGATCCAGGGCGAGCCGCCTTCCGGCATACGGACCTCCACCGGGACCGCCCCCGTAGACCCGACCTCCTCGGCCACCCTGAGCCCGCGTCGGCCCGTCGGTCAGGCGCTGCGGCTCCAGGTCGGCTGCGAGAGCTGCTCCTGGCCCTTCTCCTGGGTCGCGGGGGTGGGCCGGACCCGGCTCACCGGTCTCACGCTGCCTTCCCGTCCTGGGGCGACGGTCACCATCCGGCGTCTGCTGCCGGGACAGACCGCCTGGTCCAACGTCGGCTACGTCGCCGCCGACGGACTGGGCCGGTTCGCCTGGGTCGGCCCGATGACCCCGCCGGGCACCGTCACCTACCAGGCCACCATGGCCGCGGGCGGCACCTCTCCCGTCGAGCGCCGCACCGTGGTGAATCCCGCCGTCACGCTCGCCGTCCCAGCCACCCTCGACACCCTCCTCGACCCGAGGCTGAGCGGGGTCGTCGCGCCGCGGTTCCCCGGCATACCGGTCCGCACCGAGGTCCTCGTGGGAGGCGTATGGCGCAGCGCCGCCACCCGCGCCTCGGCGAGCGGGGGAGCCTGGGCGATGCCGCTGGCCTACGGCCGGGGCGTGGCGGGCTCGTTCACCGTCCGCGCCGCGATCACCCTGCCCGGTGGCAGGGTCGTCGCCAGCCCCGCGCGGGTGGTCCGCCGAGCCGCCGTCCTCCGACCCGTCGTGCGGGGCACCGTCCGGTCGGACGTGCCGGTGACCTACCGCACCGGGTGCCCGGTCGGCCCGTCCCGCCTCAGCACGATCGACATGAACCACTGGGGCTTCGACGGCCGGGTCCACCGCGGGCGGCTGGTGATCCGCACCGGCAACGTGACGCCGATCCTGCGGGCCTTCCAGGTGGCCTTCGACGGACGCTTCCCGATACGGGAGATGCGTGACGCGAGCGTCTACGGGGGCAACGACGTGATCTCCATGGAGCACGACAACACCAATGCCTTCAACTGCCGCCGCGTCACCGGCAATCCCTACCGGATGTCCCCGCACACCTACGGCACGTCGATCGACATCAACACCGTCGAGAACCCCTACCGCATCCCGTCCGGCGTGTGGCTGCCTCGCAACGGCGCTGCCTACGTCGCCCGATCGCCATACCGCGCAGGCATGCTCACGCCCGGCCACCCCTTCACCCGGGCGTTGCAGGGCAACGGCTTCACCTGGCTGAGCGGATTCGACTGGCAGCACTTCCAGCGATGAGCCGTATGTCGGGGAAGGGCCTCCTCGTGCCCGCGGTGGTCGTGGCGGGGTGGGCTCTCGCGGGGTGCTCGGGCTCTGCCGGGCAGGCGGCGCGCTCGGCATCGGTGGTGACACCGATCGCCCCCTCCCGGACCGTGGCCGCCGGGTCGAGCGGGGCGGCGTCGCCGGGACCGTCGGGCTCCACGAGCACGGCAGGTGCTCAGGTCACCGGCACGGAAGCGCCGGTCGTCGAGTCGCGGCTCAGCGAGCCGCCCGTCGTCGAGCCCCCCAGACCCACGGCGCCGGCTCCCACGACGGCCGGCGCGCTGGACCCCCGTGCGCTGCCTATGCCATCGGGGTGGCGCACCCAGGTCGGGGACGGTGCAGACGGCGGGTACATCCCCAACGGCAGCTGGGTCAACGCCCGGGACGCGCGCTCGACGGCCAGCGAGATCCTGGCCCTGGGGTGCAGCGAGGTCCCGGTGGGGTGGCCGGTGCCCATGGCGGCGCTGGAGGGCAGCTATGTCGGGCCGGCCGGTGCGCCGGGGACGTCGGTGGCCCTGGAGCTCGCGTCGGCCGCGGACGCCGCACGCTTCCTGGAGGTCCACCGTGAGCAGGGGCGGTCATGCGTGCCGCCGGCCTACGAGGAGATAGACACCTCGACCGACAGACTCGTGGATCGCCGTGTCCTCGAGGGGGATCCGACACCGTGGCTGGAGGTCGTCGGCATCCGCGATCGGCAGGTGACCTTCCTCATGCTCCAGGAGCGGGCCGGGACCCTGACGACGGCGCAGGTCGACGCCCTGGTGGCAAGCATCACCCGCTGAACGATCCCCGTTGTGGAGGTGGACCCACCTCCACGCCCCTGCCCGCTCGTCCCATGAGGGCCAGGCTGGCCCCGTGGCACGTTCAAAGAGGGGCCTAAACGTACTCAACGGGGCCAGCCTGGCCCGGGGTGGCGCGGGGTGTGGCGGGGCCCGGTGCGGCGCGGTGCGAGGCGGGGGCCCGGGGTGGCGCGCGGTCAGCGGGCCTGGAGGGCGTCCAGCGCCACGGCCATCGCGGCCGCGCAGCGCCAGTCGAGCTGCCACCCGTTCGCGGCGGTGGGCAGCTCCACGACATACCGGTCGCGCACCGAGATCTTGCGCTCGACGCCGAGCACCGGGGTGCCGTCGTTGGCGGTGAAGTCGAAGTGGTAGACCCACGGGATCGGGAGCTCGTCGAGCACGGGGAGGATCTCGAAGAGCCGGCGGGCCAGCGCCACGCCCTGGTTGCGCTCGGTGCCGGTCGACTCGAGCCCGTCGGCGGTGCCGAGGTGCCAGGTGGAGCGCAGCAGCGACTTCGCGAAGTCCTTGCGGAACCACCCGAGCGCCTGCCCCTGCGCGTCGGTGATGTCGTAGGTCGCGGCCAGGTCGATCCGCTGCCGCGCCCGGAACGAGAACACCGGCTGCGTCTTGGCCTCGTCGGCGTAGAACGTCACCTGCTCCTTGAAGGCGAACCGCTTCTGCTGTGCGAACGCCAGCAGCGCCCCCTCGTTGCCCGCGTCGTCGAGCTCACGGATCTCGTAGCGGTTGACCAGCATCGTGATGCGCTGGCGGACGGCGAATCGGCGGGGGCGCGGCTGGGTGCTCATGGGGCCATGCTGTCACCACGCGAGGGTCGTATGGCGGCAGGCTCGGCGCCCCACCCGCCATACGGCCGTGCCATCCTGGGGGCACCATGTCCGAGCTCGTGATCACCTCTGCTGCCAACCCTCGCCTGCGCGCCCTAACCGGTCTGCGTCGCCGACGCGTCCGGGAGGAGGCGGGGTTGACGCTCCTGGAGGGTTTCGAGGAGCTGGAGCTGGCCCTGTCTGCGGGGGTGCGCCCGCAGTCGTTGTACTACTGCCCGGAGCTGATGCTCGACCCGGACGCCCAGCTGGCGGTGGTGCGGGCGGCGGCGGAGGACGGGGCGGAGACGGTGCGGCTGGGTCGGGCGGCCTTCGAGAAGGTCGCCTACCGGGAGGGGCCGGACGGTTTCCTCGCGGTCGTCGCCTCGGTGGACCGCGGCCTGGCCGACCTGGTCCTGCCCGAGGATCCCTTCGTGCTCATCTGCGAGGGCGTGGAGAAGCCCGGCAACCTGGGCGCGATGCTCCGCACGGCCGATGCCGCGGGGGTCGACGCGGTGCTCGCCGCCGACCCGGTCACCGACTGGGGCAACCCGAACGTCATCCGCGGGAGCAAGGGCACGGTGTTCTCCGTCCCGGTGGCCACGGCGACGTCCGCGCAGACGTTGGCGGCCTGCCGGCGGCGTGGCGTGATGGTCGTCGCGGCGACGCCGGACACCGACGTGGAGCACACCGACGTGGACTACACGGGGCCGGTCGCGATCGCGGTGGGTGCTGAGAAGACTGGTCTGACAACGGAGTTCCTCGAGGCTGCCGACGTGCGGGTGCGGATCCCGATGGTGGGCCGGGCCAACTCGCTCAACGTCGCCACCTCGGCGGCCATCGTGATCTACGAGGCGGTGCGGCAGCGGCGGGGCGTCCGTCGCTGAGGGTGTCCCAACGGTCACCCCCGCTGCATGATCATCGACGGCTCTGTGTCACCATGAGGCCATGCGCGTCGATCATGTCTCTTATGCCGCCGAGCCGGACGGCTCCATCGCCACCGCCGAGCGACTGGCCGAGCGACTCGGGGTGGAGCCGGTGTATGGCGGGGTCCACCCGGCCTTCGGGACGCGCAACGTCATCCTGCCGCTGGCCCACGAGCGGTACGTCGAGGTCGTGGAGTCGCTCGACCACCCGGTGTGCGACAAGGCGCCCTTCGGCCAGGCCGTCAAGGCGCGGTGCGCGCAGGGCGGTGGCTGGATGGGGTGGGTGGTGCGGGTCGACGACATCACCCGCGTCGAGGACCGGGTGGGCCGCGACGCGGTCGCGGGGTCGCGGACCCGTCCCGACGGCGTCCACCACTCCTGGCGTCAGCTGGGCATCAACGGGCTGCTGGCCGATCCGCAGCTGCCGTACTTCGTGCAGTGGGACGACGGGGTCCAGCATCCCTCGTCGGAGGCCGCGACCCTGGTGACCATCCAGCGGATCACCATCGCCGGGTCGCCCGACCGGGTGCGGGACTGGCTCGGCAAGGACGCCGACGACACCTCCTCGGTCATCGACTTCGAGTTCGTCTCGCCCAAGGGTCAGCCTGGGCTGATGGCGGTGACCTTCTCCACCCCGCAGGGCAAGATCACGATCTGATCGGCCGACCCGCCCCTGATGCCCAGGGCGTCAAGAAGGCGTCAAGAGCCCGTCAAGGTCTCGACAGGACCCCCATCAGGACCGACTGACCCTGTTGGCATGAGGTCATGAACCTCATCCCCAACATCATCGGCGGTCTGGCCGCACTCGTCGTCCTCGTCTACCTGGGGTACGCGCTGGCGCATCCCGAGCGGTTCTGAGGGCGGCCATGTCTGCGGTGATCCAGACGATCGCGGGCTTAGGGCTGGTCGGGGTGGTACTCGCCCTCCTCCACGTCCCGCTGGGCACCTGGCTGCACCGGGTCTTCGCCGACGACACGGACTGGGCGGTCGAGCGCCTGGTCTACCGTCTCGCGGGTGTGGATCCGCGGTCCGAGCAGCGGTGGTCCACCTATGCCTTGTCGGTCCTGGCCCTGGCCGCCGTGAGCGTCCTCGGGCTGTGGTCGCTGGTGCTGGTCCAGGGACTCCTGCCGTGGTCCTTCGGCCGGTCCCAGGACTGGCACACGGCGCTCAACACGGCGATCAGCTTCACGACCAACACCAACTGGCAGTCCTACGCCGGTGAGTCCAGCGCCGGGCACGTCGTGCAGATGGCGGGTCTGACCGTTCAGAACTTCTTGTCGGCGGCGACGGGCCTGGCCGTGGCTGTGGCACTGATCCGGGGGCTGGCCCGTCAGCGCACGGACCGGATCGGCAACTTCTGGGTCGATCTCGTCCGCTCCTGCATCCGCGTCCTTCTGCCGCTGTCGGTCGTCGGCGCGCTCTTGCTGATCCTCGGGGGAGTCACCCAAGATCTCGCGGGTCCGCATGTGATGCCGACGCTGCAGGGTGGTCAGCAGATCCTGCAGGGCGGTCCGGTCGCCAGTCAGGAGGCCATCAAGCTGTTGGGGACCAACGGGGGCGGTTTCTTCAACGCCAACAGCGCCCATCCGATGGAGAACCCCGACGCCTGGACCAATCTCCTCGAGATCATGCTGGTGCTGGCGATCCCCTTCTCGTTGCCTTATGCCTACGGCCTGATGGTGGGAGACCGGCGTCAGGGCAGTCTGGTGGCGGCGGTGATGGTTCTCCTCTTCACCGGTATGACGCTCCTCCTGGCCTGGGTCGAGCAGTCCACGACGGCTCTGCCCACGGGGGGTATGGAGGGCAAGGAGCAGCGCTTCGGCATCGCCTGGTCGGCGATCTTCGGAGCCGCCACGACGGGCACCTCCACCGGAGCGGTCAACTCGATGCACGACTCCTACAGCGCTGGCGGCGGTGGGCTGCTCATGCTCCACATGATGCTGGGAGAGGTCTCCCCCGGCGGCGTCGGCACCGGGCTCTACGGCATGCTCGTCCTCGCGATCATCACCGTCTTCGTCGCCGGGCTCATGGTGGGTCGCACCCCCGAGCTGCTGGGCAAGACCATCGGACGCAGCGAGATCACGTGCGCCGCCCTGGCCTCGATCACGATGCCCGCGCTGGTCCTGACCTTCACCGCGGCCTCTGTGGTGCTTCCCACGGCTCGGGAGGCACTGCTGCACACGGGCCCGCACGGGCTCTCGGAGATGCTCTACGCCTTCACCTCCGCGGCCAACAACAATGGCTCGGCCTTTGCCGGGATCTCTGCGGACCAGCCCTGGCTCAACCTGACGCTCGGCCTGTGCATGCTCGTGGGCCGGTTCGCGACGATCGTGCTCATCCTCGCTCTGGCCGGGTCTCTGGCCGCCCAGACCCGACGGCCGGTCACGAGCGGGACGATGCCGACGCACACGCCGCTGTTCGGCGTGCTGCTGACCGGGATCATCCTCGTCCTCGCCGGCCTCACCTTCTTCCCTTCCCTTGCCCTCGGTGCCCTCGCGGAGGCTCTGTCATGACGATCCCCATGCCCCTCGACCCCTCGACGGCCGATCGCGACGAGCGGCCGGCCCACCCGGCCGCCGGGCCGCCCGACCGCTCCCGAGACGGGGCCTCGCTCGTGCGCACCGCCCTCGCGGCTCTGCCCGACGCCCTGCGCAAGCTCGACCCCCGGCACGTCGTGCGGTCGCCGGTGATCTTCGTGGTCTGGATCGGGACCGTGCTCACCACGGTCCTGTGCCTG
Encoded here:
- a CDS encoding RNA methyltransferase: MSELVITSAANPRLRALTGLRRRRVREEAGLTLLEGFEELELALSAGVRPQSLYYCPELMLDPDAQLAVVRAAAEDGAETVRLGRAAFEKVAYREGPDGFLAVVASVDRGLADLVLPEDPFVLICEGVEKPGNLGAMLRTADAAGVDAVLAADPVTDWGNPNVIRGSKGTVFSVPVATATSAQTLAACRRRGVMVVAATPDTDVEHTDVDYTGPVAIAVGAEKTGLTTEFLEAADVRVRIPMVGRANSLNVATSAAIVIYEAVRQRRGVRR
- a CDS encoding M15 family metallopeptidase, yielding MATLLAWALLTPAGAALADPDAHTDGRVAASTTRPAAGAAATTADPAPPAATSVPDPVRSAETSTDPIQGEPPSGIRTSTGTAPVDPTSSATLSPRRPVGQALRLQVGCESCSWPFSWVAGVGRTRLTGLTLPSRPGATVTIRRLLPGQTAWSNVGYVAADGLGRFAWVGPMTPPGTVTYQATMAAGGTSPVERRTVVNPAVTLAVPATLDTLLDPRLSGVVAPRFPGIPVRTEVLVGGVWRSAATRASASGGAWAMPLAYGRGVAGSFTVRAAITLPGGRVVASPARVVRRAAVLRPVVRGTVRSDVPVTYRTGCPVGPSRLSTIDMNHWGFDGRVHRGRLVIRTGNVTPILRAFQVAFDGRFPIREMRDASVYGGNDVISMEHDNTNAFNCRRVTGNPYRMSPHTYGTSIDINTVENPYRIPSGVWLPRNGAAYVARSPYRAGMLTPGHPFTRALQGNGFTWLSGFDWQHFQR
- the kdpA gene encoding potassium-transporting ATPase subunit KdpA; the protein is MQTIAGLGLVGVVLALLHVPLGTWLHRVFADDTDWAVERLVYRLAGVDPRSEQRWSTYALSVLALAAVSVLGLWSLVLVQGLLPWSFGRSQDWHTALNTAISFTTNTNWQSYAGESSAGHVVQMAGLTVQNFLSAATGLAVAVALIRGLARQRTDRIGNFWVDLVRSCIRVLLPLSVVGALLLILGGVTQDLAGPHVMPTLQGGQQILQGGPVASQEAIKLLGTNGGGFFNANSAHPMENPDAWTNLLEIMLVLAIPFSLPYAYGLMVGDRRQGSLVAAVMVLLFTGMTLLLAWVEQSTTALPTGGMEGKEQRFGIAWSAIFGAATTGTSTGAVNSMHDSYSAGGGGLLMLHMMLGEVSPGGVGTGLYGMLVLAIITVFVAGLMVGRTPELLGKTIGRSEITCAALASITMPALVLTFTAASVVLPTAREALLHTGPHGLSEMLYAFTSAANNNGSAFAGISADQPWLNLTLGLCMLVGRFATIVLILALAGSLAAQTRRPVTSGTMPTHTPLFGVLLTGIILVLAGLTFFPSLALGALAEALS
- a CDS encoding HAD family hydrolase — translated: MPGAGRETGGPQAADETVTSVADQGSAPVGEVDDEVVDSRRGRRPRMVCLDIDGTTINHAGDMSDAVREAVQDVAAAGVHVVMATGRACVATMPIIRRLGISRGRAVCSNGAVTLKLDPERKKGYKFTEVVTFEPGPSLELLRAKIPDALVAVEELGKGFKVNEPFPEGELDGKIRVVGWDELIATPATRVTLRQPDVPVEDFLRKVHSVGLHGVSYAVGFSAWLDINPEGVSKASALELVRRKLGVDPRDTVACGDQRNDLEMLSWAARGVAMGNAPDEVKAVADEVTGHVDDDGLVPVLRSLIA
- a CDS encoding VOC family protein, giving the protein MRVDHVSYAAEPDGSIATAERLAERLGVEPVYGGVHPAFGTRNVILPLAHERYVEVVESLDHPVCDKAPFGQAVKARCAQGGGWMGWVVRVDDITRVEDRVGRDAVAGSRTRPDGVHHSWRQLGINGLLADPQLPYFVQWDDGVQHPSSEAATLVTIQRITIAGSPDRVRDWLGKDADDTSSVIDFEFVSPKGQPGLMAVTFSTPQGKITI
- the serS gene encoding serine--tRNA ligase yields the protein MIDIKLLREDPERVRASQKARGEDPTLVDQILDLDRRRRSAQSEFEQLRAEQKAVSKDVGGLMGRAQKATKAGAADADELMAQAQAARSRAAELSDQVKELEQAADEAAREMETIALRVGNVVVDGVPTGGEEDFALVEEVGTPRDFVAEGFAPKDHVDLGLGLGIMDLERGAKVAGSRFYYLVGDGARLEYALMGLAQQVANDEGFVPLVVPNLVKGHTMAGAGFLDSHADEVYQLPADELYLTGTSEVGLAGYHLDEIVDLSAGPLRYTATSTCYRREAGSHGKDTKGIFRVHQFQKTEMFVYCRPEDAEAEHANLLRIERRMLDALELPYRVIDVAAGDLGGPAARKFDCEAWVPSQERYRELTSTSNCTTFQARRLGIRERDPQGNGTRIVATLNGTMLTNTRPMVALLENHQQADGSVRVPAALRPWLGGREVLEPVSR
- a CDS encoding potassium-transporting ATPase subunit F, whose amino-acid sequence is MNLIPNIIGGLAALVVLVYLGYALAHPERF